From one Mesoplodon densirostris isolate mMesDen1 chromosome 19, mMesDen1 primary haplotype, whole genome shotgun sequence genomic stretch:
- the KLK1 gene encoding kallikrein-1 yields MCFPVLCLALSLAGTGAVPPIQSRIIGGHECKKHSQPWQVALYHFSSFQCGGVLVAPQWVLTAAHCMSDNYQLWLGRHNLFEDEDTAQFAHVSKDFPHPDFDLSLLKNDTLSPGEDYSHDLMLLRLERPIQITEDVQVLELPTEEPRLGSTCYASGWGSIEPDKFIYPDDLQCVNLTVLSNEVCANAHPEKVTEFMLCAGHLEGGKDTCVGDSGGPLICEGMFQGITSWGHIPCGAPNKPSVYTRVILYVDWIKKTMADNP; encoded by the exons ATGTGCTTCCCGGTTCTGTGCCTTGCCCTGTCCCTGGCAGGGACTG GTGCTGTGCCCCCTATCCAGTCCCGGATCATAGGAGGCCATGAGTGTAAGAAGCATTCCCAGCCCTGGCAGGTGGCTCTGTACCATTTCAGCAGCTTCCAGTGTGGAGGTGTCCTGGTGGCCCCCCAGTGGGTGCTCACAGCTGCTCACTGCATGAGCGA CAATTACCAGCTCTGGCTGGGTCGCCACAACCTGTTTGAGGACGAAGACACAGCCCAGTTTGCCCATGTCAGTAAGGACTTTCCACACCCCGATTTCGACCTGAGCCTCCTGAAGAATGACACCCTCTCCCCAGGGGAGGACTACAGCCATGACCTCATGCTGCTCCGCCTGGAGAGGCCCATCCAGATCACAGAGGATGTGCAGGTCCTGGAGCTGCCCACCGAGGAACCCCGACTGGGGAGCACCTGCTATGCCTCTGGCTGGGGCAGCATCGAACCAGATAAGT TCATTTACCCAGATGATCTCCAGTGTGTGAACCTTACTGTCCTGTCCAATGAGGTGTGTGCCAATGCCCACCCCGAGAAGGTGACAGAGTTCATGCTGTGTGCTGGACACCTGGAGGGCGGCAAGGACACCTGCGTG GGTGACTCAGGGGGCCCGCTGATCTGCGAGGGTATGTTTCAGGGAATCACGTCATGGGGCCACATCCCGTGTGGTGCCCCCAATAAGCCCTCCGTCTACACCAGAGTGATTTTGTATGTGGATTGGATCAAGAAGACCATGGCTGACAACCCCTGA